Genomic segment of Coriobacteriia bacterium:
CGCTCTTTCCGGCGGTGTCATGATGAACAGACTCGTCCTCGGCGGTGCCCGCGCGCTGCTGGAAACCAAAGGCTTTACGGTGCTATGCTCTGAAAAGCTACCGGTCAATGACGGATGTATATCGTTCGGGCAGGCAATCGTTGCGCGCGAAAGATTAATTGAGAAAATATAAACAACAGCAGTAACGCTTTTATGCGAAGGAGATATCCATGTGTCTTGCCATCCCCGCTCTCGTGCGTGAAAAATCAGGTGTCAACCTTGCAACCGTCGACATTCTCGGCGTGACGCGTAAAGTCTCGCTCGACTTGGTCACCGACGTCGAAGTCGGCGATTGGGTGCTCGTCCACGCAGGATTCGCCATTGAAAAAGTCGATGAGCAGTTCGCGAACGAAACACTCGAACTCTTGAAGTCACTGCCGTTCTTCGAAGAAGACGCGACACTGATGGGCGATTCGCCGACCGAGTTCACCGGGCACATGTATTCGGATGCCGACACTGCGACGTCTGGTGCGAATGCGACTACACCCGCGCAAGTCGTGAGCTGAAATGTTCGACCCGAGCTCATTTCGCGACCCCGCACTGGCTCATAAGCTCATCAGAGGTATCGACAAGCACGCCGCCGGAATCGCTCGGCAGCG
This window contains:
- a CDS encoding HypC/HybG/HupF family hydrogenase formation chaperone: MCLAIPALVREKSGVNLATVDILGVTRKVSLDLVTDVEVGDWVLVHAGFAIEKVDEQFANETLELLKSLPFFEEDATLMGDSPTEFTGHMYSDADTATSGANATTPAQVVS